One window of the Oncorhynchus mykiss isolate Arlee chromosome 5, USDA_OmykA_1.1, whole genome shotgun sequence genome contains the following:
- the LOC110524183 gene encoding cystathionine gamma-lyase, which translates to MASSHHQNDLSTGFHPQFKSFATEAIHVGQEPEQWKSMAVVPPISLSTTFKQYRPGDHAGFEYSRSGNPTRNCLEKAVAALDGAKHCLALASGLAATMTISHMLKAGDGIVCMNDVYGGTNRYFRKIAAEVGLVVSFADCTKIELLQAALKPNTKLVWIETPTNPTMKVVDIQACADVVHQHNTDTVVVVDNTFMSAYFQRPLALGADICMYSATKYMNGHSDVVMGLVSVNREDLYDRLRFLQNALGAVPSPFDCYLCNRGLKTLHLRMRQHFKNALAVAKFLEADPRVDRVIFPGLPSHPQHELMKKQCTGCPGMITFYIKGKLENATMFLSNLKLFALAESLGGYESLAEHPAIMTHASVPESDRAALGISDTMVRLSVGLEDEQDIIEDLEQALNAAHPKK; encoded by the exons ATGGCTTCTTCACACCATCAAAACGACTTGTCCACCGGTTTCCACCCGCAGTTCAAATCTTTCGCAACAGAGGCGATCCACGTTGGGCAAGAACCGGAGCAATGGAAATCTATGGCCGTAGTGCCACCTATTTCTCTGTCCACCACGTTCAAGCAGTATAGACCTGGAGATCATGCT GGTTTTGAGTACAGTCGGAGTGGAAACCCGACCAGAAACTGCCTGGAGAAAGCTGTTGCTGCTCTGGATGGAGCAAAACACT GTCTTGCTCTTGCCTCTGGGCTGGCTGCGACTATGACCATCTCTCACATGCTGAAAGCTGGAGATGGCATTGTCTGCATGAACGATGTGTATGGAG GTACCAATCGTTATTTCCGAAAGATTGCTGCAGAAGTTGGCTTGGTTGTGTCCTTTGCTGATTGCACCAAAATCGAGTTGCTCCAGGCTGCTCTTAAGCCAAACACAAAA TTGGTATGGATCGAGACCCCCACCAACCCCACCATGAAAGTGGTGGATATCCAGGCCTGTGCAGATGTAGTCCACCAACACAACACTGATACCGTGGTGGTTGTGGACAACACTTTCATGTCAGCCTACTTCCAG CGCCCCTTGGCCCTCGGCGCGGACATATGCATGTATTCAGCTACTAAGTACATGAATG GTCACAGTGACGTTGTAATGGGCCTGGTGTCTGTGAACCGTGAGGACCTGTATGACCGACTGAGGTTTCTACAGAATG CCCTCGGAGCGGTACCGTCCCCCTTTGACTGCTACCTGTGTAACCGCGGCCTGAAAACCCTGCACCTGCGCATGCGGCAGCACTTCAAGAACGCCCTGGCAGTGGCCAAGTTCCTGGAGGCCGACCCCAGGGTGGACCGTGTCATCTTCCCAG GCTTGCCCTCCCACCCCCAGCACGAGCTGATGAAGAAACAGTGCACAGGCTGCCCAGGGATGATCACCTTCTACATAAAGGGAAAACTGGAGAAcgccaccatgttcctcagcaaCTTAAAG ttATTTGCACTTGCTGAGAGCCTCGGTGGTTATGAAAGCTTGGCAGAGCATCC GGCGATAATGACCCATGCGTCTGTTCCTGAGAGTGATAGGGCGGCCCTTGGGATCAGTGACACAATGGTCCGTCTGTCTGTGGGGCTGGAGGACGAGCAGGACATCATCGAGGACCTGGAACAAGCCCTGAACGCCGCT CATCCAAAGAAGTAA